TTATACGCAAGGAGGAGAGTTCCATCATGCTGTTTATCTGCAATTTTTTAAATATTCTATATTTATATGTGCTGACCGTTTTTTGATCAATATTAAGTTTATTAGCGACCATCTTGTTATTTAAACCGCTCATTAACGCATTTAAAACTTCAAGTTCTCGTTTTGATAGGCTATCGAATGCAGAGGATCTTTTTTTTTTCATGGTCTACGCCGATAGCCGCTTGTCCACTTAAATAAAAAACACGCTCGACAAGTGCATTTA
This window of the Psychromonas sp. MME1 genome carries:
- a CDS encoding response regulator transcription factor, encoding MKKKRSSAFDSLSKRELEVLNALMSGLNNKMVANKLNIDQKTVSTYKYRIFKKLQINSMMELSSLRIN